A stretch of Pseudoliparis swirei isolate HS2019 ecotype Mariana Trench chromosome 14, NWPU_hadal_v1, whole genome shotgun sequence DNA encodes these proteins:
- the LOC130204504 gene encoding insulin receptor substrate 2-like codes for MASPPATGGHLLPSGTSGVKKCGYLRKQKHGHRRFFVLREPTERCPARLEYYESEKKWRNKSAAKRLITLDSCLCVNMRADAKHKHLIALYTKDEYFAVAADSEQEQESWFTVLTDLIAEGKLYDSPASTSSLVGFEEANYGLIAPATAAYKEVWQINLKSKGLGQIKNLTGVYRLCLSSRSISFVKLNSDTAAVCLQLMNIRRCGHSDSFFFIEVGRSAVTGPGEFWMQAEDSVVAQNIHETILEAMKAMKELSEFRPRSKSQSASTNPISVPTRRNLNNLPPSQTGLVRRSRTRTDSMAATTSPGRKFTSCRIRTASEGDGSVTLSVSVHGSPTSPKAGNHLIRSHTLSSGRTCRMIDSSSNLHHSRSMPVPNSPPGTGPVGMSPRGGPRIPTPDKARRPFSCSASGSLGDNGFMLCEDFSSSPGELRFVPLTRSNTPDSLSSTPPSRDGNDPCGYMIMEGANGNRAGGVVGGGDEAYRKRTRSLTTPRQQPVAAPLSSASLDEYTLMRMVHGQNSHSASPKVCYPEDYGDVEIGSSRSSSSNLADDGYMPMTPGVAAQSGKVDNYVSMSPMCVSAPKQIVNPRGHQTDSPCSSSMEDSGYMRMWCGSKSSMESPDRHGEYMNMSPGNPPPLQTPPDYYLGLPAGDLRSVYLALPAKLQASKNEESSQYVLMSPQSSRPRAGESDYYSVMQPSAADPSPASPSVPSPVGHGRAENLAYRGRLGRPNRLSLDTLRTLPSMNEHPLPGEPRNSGEYIHIEFGGARLSPSAERQSSPSSQASGGRVPGGRSSLGDYMNLELGSRSSKEADAPAQRLDALPELSMCSEEDGACHLGGERGSQGLGAEGKNDYTEMTFGMTSFPPQLVPQNAASCQSRLSMGDQGVPEGIGVFLLEATPSSPVDPDCSAKVIRANPQGRRRHSSETFSSTATVTPVFPSFARGDAMKRHSSVENISSRSSEGSDEEYGSPENRQGAAAAYPGGLNYIALNLLDNRDVEKCEDLAGFKPTSSCKGGLSGLHGSPYVCLGFKETATTAKD; via the exons ATGGCAAGTCCTCCGGCGACGGGAGGACACCTGTTACCGAGCGGCACGAGCGGCGTGAAGAAGTGCGGGTACCTGCGCAAGCAGAAGCACGGACACCGGCGCTTCTTCGTGCTGCGCGAGCCCACGGAGCGCTGCCCCGCGCGCCTGGAGTACTACGAGAGCGAGAAGAAATGGAGGAACAAGTCCGCCGCCAAACGCCTCATAACTTTGGACTCGTGCCTGTGCGTAAACATGCGGGCCGACGCCAAACACAAGCACCTCATCGCCCTCTACACCAAGGACGAGTACTTCGCGGTGGCGGCGGACagcgagcaggagcaggagagcTGGTTCACGGTTCTGACCGATCTCATAGCCGAGGGGAAGTTGTACGACAGccccgcctccacctcctctttagTGGGCTTTGAGGAAGCCAACTACGGGCTTATTGCTCCTGCAACAGCTGCCTATAAGGAGGTGTGGCAGATCAACTTGAAATCCAAAGGCCTGGGTCAGATCAAGAACCTCACCGGGGTGTACCGGCTGTGCTTGTCCAGCAGGAGCATCAGCTTCGTCAAGCTGAACTCTGACACCGCCGCCGTCTGCCTGCAGCTCATGAACATCCGGCGATGCGGCCACTCggacagcttcttcttcatcgaGGTGGGCCGCTCGGCGGTCACCGGGCCCGGGGAGTTCTGGATGCAGGCGGAGGACTCTGTGGTGGCGCAGAACATCCACGAGACGATCCTAGAGGCCATGAAGGCCATGAAGGAGCTGTCCGAGTTCCGGCCGCGCAGCAAGAGCCAGTCGGCCAGCACCAACCCCATCTCTGTGCCCACGCGGCGCAACCTCAACAACCTCCCCCCCAGCCAGACGGGCCTGGTGAGGAGGTCGAGGACGAGGACGGACAGCATGGCGGCGACGACCTCCCCCGGAAGGAAGTTCACGTCCTGTCGGATTAGAACGGCGAGCGAGGGCGACGGGAGCGTGACCCTGTCCGTGTCCGTGCACGGGAGTCCCACCAGTCCAAAAGCTGGCAATCACCTCATCCGGTCCCACACCCTCAGCAGCGGGCGCACCTGCAGGATGATCGACTCCTCCTCAAACCTGCACCACAGCCGCTCCATGCCGGTGCCCAACTCCCCGCCGGGCACCGGCCCCGTCGGCATGTCTCCTAGGGGGGGGCCCCGCATCCCCACTCCGGACAAAGCCAGGCGGCCTTTCAGCTGCAGCGCCTCCGGCTCCCTCGGTGACAATGGCTTCATGCTCTGCGAGGACTTCAGCTCCAGCCCGGGTGAACTCCGGTTCGTCCCCCTGACCCGCAGCAACACTCCGGACTCGCTGTCCAGCACGCCGCCGTCCCGTGACGGCAACGACCCGTGCGGCTACATGATCATGGAGGGGGCGAACGGCAACCGGGCCGGCGGAGTCGTCGGCGGGGGCGACGAGGCTTACAGGAAGCGGACGCGCTCCCTCACCACGCCGCGCCAACAGCCGGTGGCGGCGCCGCTGTCGTCCGCCTCCCTGGACGAGTACACGCTCATGAGGATGGTCCACGGACAGAACTCTCACTCCGCCTCGCCCAAAGTGTGTTACCCCGAGGATTACGGAGACGTCGAAATCGGCTcgtccaggagctccagcaGTAACCTCGCCGACGACGGCTACATGCCGATGACGCCGGGCGTGGCGGCCCAGTCGGGCAAAGTGGACAACTACGTGTCCATGAGCCCGATGTGCGTCTCGGCGCCGAAGCAGATCGTGAACCCTCGGGGGCATCAGACCGACTCTCCCTGCAGCAGCTCGATGGAGGACAGCGGCTACATGAGGATGTGGTGTGGCTCCAAGTCCTCCATGGAGAGCCCGGACCGGCACGGCGAATACATGAACATGTCGCCTGGGAACCCGCCTCCGCTCCAGACGCCCCCCGATTACTACTTGGGTCTGCCGGCGGGGGATCTGAGGTCGGTGTACCTGGCGCTCCCTGCTAAACTTCAGGCCTCCAAGAATGAGGAAAGCAGCCAGTACGTGTTGATGAGCCCTCAGAGTTCGAGGCCGAGGGCGGGGGAGTCTGACTATTACTCGGTGATGCAGCCCAGTGCAGCCGATCCCTCCCCGGCGAGTCCCTCGGTGCCCTCGCCGGTCGGACACGGCCGAGCGGAGAACCTGGCCTACAGAGGGAGGCTCGGCAGGCCGAACCGGCTGTCCCTCGACACCCTGAGGACCCTGCCCAGCATGAACGAGCACCCTCTGCCCGGAGAACCCCGGAACTCCGGAGAATACATCCACATCGAGTTCGGCGGCGCCAGACTCTCCCCGTCCGCAGAGCGCCAGTCTTCTCCTTCATCGCAGGCCTCCGGCGGTCGGGTCCCGGGGGGGAGGTCCTCCCTGGGAGACTACATGAACTTGGAGCTGGGCTCGCGCTCATCCAAGGAGGCCGACGCCCCCGCCCAACGCCTGGACGCGCTCCCAGAGCTTTCCATGTGCTCGGAGGAGGACGGCGCGTGCCATCTGGGTGGTGAGAGAGGGTCTCAGGGCCTCGGCGCCGAGGGGAAGAATGACTACACTGAGATGACATTTGGGATGACCAGCTTTCCTCCACAGCTTGTTCCTCAGAACGCAGCAAG CTGCCAGAGCAGGCTCTCTATGGGAGACCAGGGAGTGCCAGAAGGCATCGGGGTCTTCCTGCTCGAGGCCACCCCTTCCTCCCCCGTGGACCCCGACTGCTCCGCCAAGGTGATCCGGGCCAACCCGCAGGGACGCCGGCGCCACAGCTCCGAGACCTTCTCCTCCACCGCCACGGTGACGCCGGTCTTCCCCTCGTTCGCCCGCGGCGACGCGATGAAGCGGCACAGCTCGGTGGAGAACATCTCGTCCCGGAGCAGCGAGGGCTCCGACGAGGAGTACGGCAGCCCCGAGAACCGGcagggcgccgccgccgcgtacCCGGGCGGGCTGAACTACATTGCCTTGAACCTGCTGGACAACAGGGATGTGGAGAAATGCGAAGACCTGGCCGGCTTCAAACCCACCAGCAGCTGCAAAGGGGGCCTCAGTGGATTACACGGCTCCCCGTATGTCTGCTTGGGCTTCAAGGAGACTGCAACCACTGCCAAAG actgA
- the lig4 gene encoding DNA ligase 4, with the protein MEGATSSDAAGQPFVADQVPFLHLCTTLEKIQKSKLRPDKSKILGDFIESWRKFHSALHQDDPDTPDSFYPSMRLIVPSCERERMAYGIKESMLAKLYIDVLGLPRNGSEANKLLNYRAPTASQGDAGDFAGMAYYVLKKRCHAQGTLSIREVNDFLDSVAVDNAGKKKDLVKKSLLHLITRSSALEQKWLIRMILKDMKLGVSKETVLRAFHPDAAELYNVNTDLGKVCRQLHSPAVSLSDVSVELFSAFKPMLAGVANIRNVEKQMGNGVFYIQTKLDGERMQLHKDGDVYKYFTRNAFDYTQQFGASPLRGSLTPYVHGAFKVVSCILDGEMMAYDATTEAFVQKGSKFDIKRLADDSELQTCFCVFDVLLVNGQKLGREPLKKRLETLGTVFTPVKGRMHLVPKVDARTVQEVVDALNDAIDGREEGIMVKDPVSVYKPDKRGEGWLKIKPEYVDGLMDELDVLIVGGYWGKGKRGGMMSHFLCAVAEAPKPGEKPSVFHTLCRIGSGYTMKELYDLGLKLAQHWKVYRKSDPPASILCATEKPEVFIEPRDSVIVQVRAAEIVGSDMYRTNCTLRFPRIEKIREDKEWHQCMTLAELDRLRGRASGKLASRHLRLDGDEPQKKKRKAPARPRKVVGVIEHSKPQDLSGVAKETDMFEDVEFCILNGTAERPKAELEKGVARCGGVLVQNPGPDTYCVIAGAENMRVKNLVASDRHDVVRASWLLDCLDRKEVLPWQPRHMIHMSPSTRERFAEEYDGFGDSYFADTDERRLREVFGRMSGADASAANAGQLEQKYGWEDVPTSMFRPFRVYMDGYADIGDPGTAIAATGLDIRALEFRYHGGTVAPAPEEGVSHVVVSEEARLLRFRTLRRSFREKFKIVRDSWVTDSIGAGHLMNDTDYLV; encoded by the exons ATGGAGGGGGCGACCAGCAGCGATGCTGCAGGTCAGCCCTTTGTGGCCGATCAGGTTCCTTTCCTTCACCTCTGTACCACCTTAGAGAAGATCCAGAAGTCTAAACTCCGACCCGATAAATCCAAGATCCTCGGGGATTTCATCGAGTCGTGGAGGAAGTTCCACTCTGCCCTGCACCAAGACGACCCCGACACACCCGACTCCTTCTACCCTTCCATGCGCCTCATCGTCCCCTCCTGCGAACGCGAGCGAATGGCGTACGGCATCAAAGAGAGCATGTTGGCGAAGCTCTACATCGACGTGCTGGGCCTCCCGAGGAACGGATCGGAAGCGAACAAGCTGTTGAACTACCGCGCTCCGACCGCATCGCAAGGAGACGCCGGAGACTTCGCCGGCATGGCGTACTACGTGCTGAAAAAACGGTGCCACGCCCAAGGAACCCTCAGCATACGAGAAGTCAACGACTTCCTGGACTCGGTGGCCGTCGACAACGCGGGCAAGAAGAAGGACCTCGTGAAGAAGAGCCTGCTGCACCTCATCACCCGGAGCTCGGCGCTCGAGCAGAAGTGGCTGATTCGGATGATCCTGAAGGACATGAAGCTCGGCGTCAGCAAAGAGACGGTCCTCCGGGCGTTCCACCCGGACGCGGCCGAGCTCTACAACGTCAACACGGACCTGGGCAAGGTGTGCCGGCAGCTCCACAGCCCCGCCGTGTCCTTGAGCGACGTCTCCGTCGAGCTCTTCTCCGCCTTCAAGCCGATGCTGGCGGGCGTGGCCAACATCCGCAACGTGGAGAAGCAGATGGGCAACGGCGTCTTCTACATCCAGACCAAGCTGGACGGTGAGCGCATGCAGCTGCACAAAGACGGCGACGTGTACAAGTACTTCACCCGCAACGCCTTTGACTACACGCAGCAGTTCGGGGCGTCGCCGCTGCGGGGCTCCCTGACGCCGTACGTCCACGGCGCCTTCAAAGTGGTGAGCTGCATCCTCGACGGGGAGATGATGGCGTACGACGCGACCACGGAGGCCTTCGTGCAGAAAGGGAGCAAGTTCGACATCAAGAGGCTCGCCGACGACTCCGAGCTGCAGACGTGCTTCTGCGTGTTCGACGTGCTGCTGGTCAACGGCCAGAAGCTCGGCCGGGAGCCGCTGAAGAAGCGCCTCGAGACCCTCGGCACTGTCTTCACGCCGGTCAAGGGGCGGATGCACCTGGTGCCGAAAGTCGACGCCCGGACGGTGCAGGAGGTGGTGGACGCCCTGAACGACGCCATCGACGGCCGAGAGGAGGGCATCATGGTGAAGGACCCCGTGTCCGTCTACAAGCCGGACaagcggggggaggggtggCTGAAGATAAAGCCCGAGTACGTGGACGGCTTGATGGACGAGCTGGACGTGCTGATCGTCGGCGGCTACTGGGGCAAAGGGAAGCGCGGCGGCATGATGTCGCACTTCTTGTGCGCCGTCGCCGAGGCTCCGAAGCCCGGCGAGAAGCCGTCCGTCTTCCACACGCTCTGCCGCATCGGCTCCGGCTACACCATGAAGGAGCTGTACGACCTCGGCCTGAAGCTGGCCCAGCACTGGAAGGTCTACCGGAAGAGCGACCCGCCGGCCTCCATCCTGTGCGCGACGGAGAAGCCGGAGGTCTTCATCGAGCCCCGCGACTCGGTCATCGTCCAGGTCCGGGCGGCGGAAATCGTCGGCAGCGACATGTACAGGACCAACTGCACGCTGCGCTTCCCCCGCATCGAGAAGATCCGCGAGGACAAGGAGTGGCACCAGTGCATGACTCTGGCGGAGCTGGATCGGCTGCGCGGCAGGGCGTCCGGGAAGCTCGCCTCGCGGCACCTCCGCCTCGACGGCGACGAGCCGCAGAAGAAGAAGCGCAAGGCGCCGGCGAGACCCAGGAAGGTCGTTGGCGTCATCGAGCACTCCAAGCCCCAGGACCTCTCCGGGGTCGCCAAGGAGACGGATATGTTCGAGGACGTGGAGTTCTGCATCCTGAACGGCACGGCGGAGCGGCCCAAGGCGGAGCTGGAAAAGGGCGTGGCCAG GTGCGGCGGCGTCTTGGTCCAGAACCCGGGGCCGGACACCTACTGCGTGATCGCCGGCGCGGAGAACATGCGCGTGAAGAACCTGGTGGCGTCCGACCGGCACGACGTGGTGCGGGCCTCCTGGCTGCTGGACTGCCTGGACCGGAAGGAggtgttgccgtggcaaccgcGCCACATGATCCACATGTCGCCCTCCACCCGGGAGCGCTTCGCCGAGGAGTACGACGGCTTCGGCGACAGCTACTTCGCGGACACGGACGAGCGGCGGCTGCGGGAGGTGTTCGGGCGGATGAGCGGCGCCGACGCGTCCGCGGCGAACGCCGGCCAGCTGGAGCAGAAGTACGGCTGGGAGGACGTCCCCACCAGCATGTTCAGACCCTTCCGGGTCTACATGGACGGCTACGCCGACATCGGAGACCCCGGAACCGCCATCGCCGCCACCGGTCTGGACATCCGGGCCCTGGAGTTCCGTTACCACGGAGGTACGGTGGCGCCGGCGCCGGAGGAGGGAGTCTCTCACGTCGTCGTCTCGGAGGAGGCCAGGCTGCTCCGCTTCCGGACTCTGAGGCGCAGCTTCAGGGAGAAATTTAAGATCGTCCGCGACTCATGGGTGACTGATTCAATCGGCGCGGGCCACCTGATGAACGACACCGACTACCTGGTGTGA